The nucleotide sequence ATGAGGTTTTCAAGGAAAAGGGCTATGAGAGTTATTTTTATTATGGAGGGGATGGTTATTTTGACAATATGAATGCTTTTTTCAGCGGTAATGGATTCAATATAATAGATAGGGGAAGGGGCTATATACCAGAATATGAAATAAAGACTTCCAGAGAATTGATTTCAGATGAAGAAGTTAATTTTGAAAATGCTTGGGGGATCAGTGATGAAGATCTTTTTAAGCAGGTCATTGAGCATGCTGATCAGAGAAAATCATCGGACAAACCTTTCTTCAATTTTGTGATGACTACTTCCAATCACAGGCCTTATACTTTTCCAGAGGGAAGAATAGACTTGCCCCAAGGTTCAAGGTCTGCTGCTGTGAAGTATACTGATTTTGCTATTCATGATTTTATCCAAAAAGCTTCCAAAAAACCTTGGTTCAAAAATACAGTTTTTATTGTGATGGCTGATCACTGTGCGAGCAGTGCAGGAAAGTGGGAATTAAATATTGAGAATTACCGTATTCCTGCTTTGGTTTATAACCTTCCAGGATATGAACCTATGAAGATAGATAAGCTGTGTTCACAAATTGATGTTTTTCCCACTGTATTCGGAATGATGGGTTGGGAGTATAATAGCAATCTGTTTGGACTAAATGTATTGGAGCTTAAGCCAGAAGAAGAGAGAGCTTTTATTGGAAATTATAGAAAACTTGGTCTGTTGAAAAGAGATAAGCTATTGGTATTGGATGATCAGAGGAAAAGCAATTTTTACCAGTGGGATGATCAAACATTTAAATTGGAAAAATTGCCCGTGGATATTGATTATCTTGATGAAACCATTGCGTATTATCAATTGGCATCTTACCTCTATAAACATGATGGACTTAAAGTAAATCAATAGTGAAGGTGCTGTTCAACAAGAAGAAATAGTTCCAGTTAAATAAAAATGGAAATAGCCCATGAATTTACTGATTATAGAAGATGAGCCAGGTATTGTGAGATTCTTAAAGCAAGGCTTTGAAGAGGAGGGATATCTGGTAGAATCTGCAACTGATGGTGCTCAGGGCCTGGACATGGCCCTTTCCAATGATTATAATATTATCCTGCTGGACTGGATGATTCCGTCTATAAGTGGTATAGAGGTCTGTAGGTCATTTAGGAAACATAACAGCAAAACCCCCATCATCTTTCTTACTGCAAAGGATGAAGTGACTGATGTGATTTTTGGACTTCAAGCTGGCGCAAATGATTATATCAAAAAGCCCTTTCACTTTGAAGAATTATTGGAAAGGG is from Echinicola marina and encodes:
- a CDS encoding response regulator transcription factor is translated as MNLLIIEDEPGIVRFLKQGFEEEGYLVESATDGAQGLDMALSNDYNIILLDWMIPSISGIEVCRSFRKHNSKTPIIFLTAKDEVTDVIFGLQAGANDYIKKPFHFEELLERVKVQLRPVSGEHEKFSVGNIHMDIGTHQVFKNGEVVYLTQKEFALLEYLLRNKGKVCRRTQIIEQVWDINFDYNSGVIDVYINALRKKLNLEEGENYIQTIRGVGYIAKEI